One Deltaproteobacteria bacterium genomic region harbors:
- a CDS encoding PDZ domain-containing protein, with protein sequence MTARIGLIARFGILSALLAVFLVTPPCPAGDGNDQPRPFLGIGYRPATELESRYPGLGLTQGLRVARVVGGSAAMKAGIRVGDVIIACDSMEIGDLDPGTLLQSFSSYIKDEKKVGDDLRLRIVREETTIEEGRSARPQVVKDRKELDALIDVQKPGKSLDVSVRKEVHILDITAVLEARKNQARVSPEEWKDYADRYGGHPDPLATFIHSLIAHYDLEDAYEDLLSRYREDEEWSDPFRTVLFRYIHENPLQLPLVADDITRQLEQAPIENMVLRATELLGRPAGPFPPIPAAPETEDPAEHISYIRNLVDAAVAVRERALKDIAPGERRFLAENLPKLIEDGFDCPPETNDCVSVSETGERALMLLEKIDTTALVQAGAILSRLADGKWIDRFGRAMEAFDAPGEYRVDGISGDILYREETAAGAMIILGSGPNRVSADIPVIIDLGGDDTYLSPSKSGTDGPAVVLILDCCGNDLYTATRDFSQGGALLGISMVIDESGDDTYRSTRFSQGTGVAGTGILIDLAGDDRYEGQEYNQGVGFWGIGLLIDHGGDDGYFSHLYAQGVGGPGGTGILRDEAGDDRYSATGKKPGSYGISGVFDGFSQGFGVGFRDRASGGIGILIDGDGRDRFVAGNFSQGGGYYFGLGILMNGGDQDDTYSGSRYGQGFSAHSAAGILIDEGGNDHYSGLVGALQGAAWDLGSAALIDRAGDDVYDCRDLFFSQGAAAHNGFSVFLDMNGRDTYYLTNNRDIRNDYHGGPSMAFFIDNGGLPDKYTGTGGTSANNRVVLEGEYGVFVDLDGDLTRKPGIQDLEERSNN encoded by the coding sequence GCAATGATCAGCCGCGTCCCTTTCTCGGCATCGGATACAGGCCGGCCACGGAACTGGAAAGCCGGTATCCGGGCCTCGGCCTCACGCAGGGGCTCCGCGTGGCCCGGGTGGTCGGCGGCTCCGCGGCAATGAAGGCGGGCATCAGGGTAGGGGATGTCATCATCGCCTGCGATTCGATGGAGATCGGAGACCTCGATCCCGGCACGCTCCTCCAGTCTTTCAGTTCCTATATCAAGGATGAAAAAAAGGTCGGCGATGACCTGCGGCTTCGCATCGTCCGCGAAGAAACCACCATTGAAGAGGGGCGATCCGCGCGCCCGCAGGTTGTCAAGGACCGCAAAGAACTGGATGCGCTCATTGACGTTCAGAAACCCGGTAAGAGCCTCGATGTTTCCGTGCGAAAAGAAGTACATATCCTCGATATCACGGCGGTTCTGGAAGCGCGGAAAAACCAGGCGCGGGTCTCACCGGAAGAATGGAAGGACTATGCCGACCGGTACGGCGGCCACCCCGATCCCCTTGCGACGTTCATCCACTCATTGATCGCCCATTACGATCTTGAAGACGCCTATGAGGACCTCCTGAGCCGCTACCGGGAAGACGAGGAATGGTCCGACCCGTTCCGAACGGTCCTTTTCCGCTACATTCATGAAAATCCCCTCCAGCTTCCGCTCGTCGCCGATGACATTACCCGGCAACTGGAACAGGCGCCGATCGAGAACATGGTACTGCGGGCGACAGAACTGCTCGGCCGGCCCGCCGGGCCCTTCCCACCCATACCGGCGGCTCCCGAAACGGAAGACCCGGCGGAACACATCTCCTACATAAGAAACCTCGTTGATGCGGCGGTAGCGGTTCGTGAGCGGGCCCTGAAAGATATTGCGCCCGGTGAGCGGCGTTTCCTCGCCGAGAACCTTCCGAAACTCATTGAGGACGGGTTCGACTGCCCCCCGGAAACGAACGACTGTGTTTCGGTCTCGGAAACGGGGGAGCGGGCCTTGATGCTCCTGGAAAAGATCGACACCACCGCATTGGTCCAGGCGGGAGCGATCCTGAGCAGGTTGGCCGACGGCAAGTGGATCGACCGGTTCGGCCGGGCGATGGAAGCCTTCGATGCCCCGGGGGAATATCGCGTGGACGGCATAAGCGGTGATATCCTGTATCGAGAAGAGACCGCGGCGGGGGCCATGATCATCCTCGGAAGCGGCCCGAATCGCGTCTCCGCCGATATCCCGGTTATAATCGACCTCGGCGGGGACGATACCTATCTGTCCCCTTCAAAATCCGGGACGGACGGACCAGCAGTGGTACTGATACTGGACTGCTGTGGAAATGATCTTTATACCGCCACCAGGGATTTTTCCCAGGGCGGTGCACTCCTCGGTATATCGATGGTGATCGACGAAAGCGGGGATGACACGTACCGGAGCACTCGTTTTTCCCAGGGAACCGGCGTGGCCGGCACGGGGATCCTGATCGATCTTGCGGGTGATGACCGCTATGAAGGCCAGGAATACAACCAGGGAGTAGGATTCTGGGGGATCGGTCTTCTGATCGATCACGGCGGTGATGACGGTTATTTCTCACATCTCTACGCGCAGGGCGTTGGCGGGCCCGGCGGCACCGGTATCCTGCGTGATGAAGCGGGTGACGACAGGTACTCGGCAACGGGCAAAAAACCGGGCTCCTACGGCATATCGGGCGTTTTTGACGGATTTTCCCAGGGGTTCGGCGTCGGGTTCCGCGACCGGGCCTCGGGAGGCATCGGCATACTGATCGACGGCGATGGAAGGGACCGCTTTGTGGCGGGGAATTTTTCCCAGGGCGGGGGGTACTATTTCGGCCTCGGCATCCTGATGAACGGCGGTGACCAGGATGATACATACTCCGGCTCTCGATACGGCCAGGGGTTTTCCGCTCACTCAGCCGCGGGGATCCTGATCGACGAAGGCGGCAACGATCATTACTCAGGGCTGGTTGGCGCTCTCCAGGGGGCCGCCTGGGACCTGGGTTCGGCGGCTCTGATCGACCGCGCCGGCGACGATGTCTATGACTGCCGGGACCTGTTCTTTTCCCAGGGCGCTGCCGCCCATAACGGATTTTCGGTTTTTCTCGATATGAACGGTCGCGACACCTACTATCTTACGAACAACAGGGATATACGAAACGACTATCACGGCGGTCCGAGCATGGCATTCTTCATCGATAACGGCGGCCTGCCGGACAAGTACACCGGGACCGGGGGCACCTCTGCAAACAACCGAGTCGTTCTGGAGGGTGAATACGGCGTCTTCGTCGACCTGGACGGAGATCTCACAAGAAAGCCCGGAATCCAGGATCTTGAAGAACGGAGCAATAATTGA